Within the Polymorphobacter megasporae genome, the region CTTGCAGCTCGCTTTCCAAGCGAACCGTCTCACAAAGTCCAGCAATGAGAAAGAACACGCGCCGCCCGGTGGCGACGGCAAAAGCTACCGCAGGCGAGGCGGTGTAGGACAGCAGTATGTTGCGAGCGTCACGTGGGAGGAGAAATCCGGCGGTGGCCGCGCCAGGGCTGCGTCCTCCGTCGGGCGGGTTCGGCGGCTTGTGACCGCCACTAGGCCGGCCGGCTCGGCGCGAGTTCGGCAGCTGCTAATCGGCGAGGGGGCCGGCTGCGCTCTCGCCAGCCGCGCCAGCGCTTACCGCATCAGCACCAATTCTTCGGCCATCGTCGGATGCAGCGCGACGGTCTCGTCGAACTGCGCCTTCGTCAGCTTCGCCTTCACCGCGATCGCCAGAGCCTGCAAGATCTCCGGTGCATCCGGCCCGATCATATGCGCGCCGACGACGACGTCGGTCGCGCTGTCGACGACGAGCTTGTACGACGACCGCTCGTTGCGTCCGGCCAGCACGTTGCGCATCGGGCGGAAGTCGCTGGTGAAGATCTTGACGGTGCCGAGCTTGGTCTTCGCCTGCGCCTCGGTCATGCCGACGCTGGCGATCGGCGGGTTCGAGAACACCGCGCTCGGCACGGTCTCATGGTCGACGGTCCACGGCTTGTTGCCGAACACCGTGTCGGCGAAGGCATGGCCCTCGCGGATCGCGACCGGCGTCAGCTGGATCCGGTCGGTGACATCGCCGACTGCCCAGATATTCTCGACATTGGTGTGGCTCGCCGCGTCGACCGCGATCGCGCCCTTGTCGTTGAGCTCGACCCCCGCCGCCTCGAGCCCCAGCCCCTCGATGTTCGGGCGGCGGCCGATTGCCCACAGCAGCATCTCGGCCTCGATCGGGTCGTCGCCGCCGACGAACGCCCGGACGCCGCCGCCCTCGATTTTCTCGAAGCGCTCGACGTTGCAGTTGAAGACGAACTTGATGCCCTTCGTCATCGAAATCTGGAGCAGGCGATCGCGCAGCGCTTCGTCGTAGCCGCGCAGAATCGTGTCACCGCGGTTGACCAACGTCACCTTGACGCCGAGCTCGTGGAAGACCCCGGCGAATTCGTTGGCGATATAGCCGCCGCCCGCGATCGCGAGCGACTTCGGCAGGCGGTCGAGATGGAAGATTTCGTTCGACGTGATGCCGAGCTCGGCCCCCGGCAGGTCGGGAACGAGCGGGCGCGCGCCGGTAGCAATCAGGATCTTGTCGGCGGTAACCGTCTTGTCGCCGACCTTGATCGTGTGCGCGTCGAGCAGCTCGGCGTGGTCGTGGTACAGCTCGACATTATGGCTCGTCAGCGTGTCGGTGTACGAGCCGTTGATCCGGTCGACCTCGGCCATGACGTTGTCGCGCAGCGTCAGCCAGTCGAAGCCCTTCTCGCCGATCGTCCAGCCGAAGCGGCGGGCATCGACCAAGTCTTCGGCGAAATGCGAGCCATAGACGAGCAGCTTTTTCGGCACGCAGCCGCGGATGACGCAGGTTCCGCCGACGCGATACTCCTCGGCGATGGCGACGCGCGCGCCGTGGCCGGAGGAAATCCGCGCGGCGCGAACGCCCCCCGAACCGGCGCCGATGACGAAGAGATCATAGTCGTATGTAGTCATCGGGCGGAGGTAAGGTGCCGGGGGGCTGCACGCAAACGGAGAGTGGCGATCAGAGTGATCGGAGCCTCCCCTCCCCTGCAGGGGAGGGGCGAGAGACGGCGCGCTTGCGCCGGCCCGGGGGTGGGGCTTTCTCAGGCGGATGGCTCGTGGCGACTCCCCCACCCCCGGCCCCTCCCCTAAAGGGGAGGGGAAGAGAAAATCAGAACAGTCGTGACCCGTTCGGCACGTCCTTATCCGGCGCGAACAGCACCACCGCACCGTCCGCATCCGGAAACCCCAGCGTCAGCACCTCCGACATGAACGGCCCGATCTGGCGCGCCGGGAAGTTGACCACCGCCGCGACCTTCCGCCCGAGAAGTTGGTCGAGCGTGTAGTGGACGGTGATCTGCGCGCTCGACTGCTTGATCCCAACCTCCGGCCCGAAGTCGATCGCCAGCTTGAACGCGGGCTTGCGCGCCTCGGGAAACGCCTCCGCCGCGATGACCGTGCCGATGCGGATGTCGGCGAGCATGAAGGTCGCGAAGTCGGTCTGCGGGGTAAGTGCCATGCTGTCCCCTAGCTCCCCTTGACGATCGCCGTCGCCGCATCAAGCCGGGCGGCATATGCCATCAGCACATCGCCCGTCCGTTTCGCGTACTCGGCGGCATCGGCGAAGCGGCGTTCTTCGATCGCCTCGCGCACCCCCGGCAGCGTCTTCGCGCCGTAACCGGTGAAGCGCCCTGGGGCGTAGACGAGGTTCTGGTACCAGCTGCGCCCCGGCAAGCCCTTCGGGTCGAGGAGCAACTGGTCGATGTCGCGAAGCGTCGCGTTGAGCTTCGCCCGGGTCGCTGGAGCGAGGCTCGCGCCCTTCGCCGCATACGCCGCGTCGTACGCCTTGGCGCTCATGCCCAGCTTCGCCACCGCGTTGTCGAGCGCGGCGAGATCGAGGAACGGTGTCGGCGTTACGGTGGTCGGCGCGGCGACGGCATCGAGCGGGTCGCTTGCCTGCGCGAATGCCTTGTCGCCGGTTAGCTTCGCGAGCCGGCTGTCCTTGGTCCGCCGATCGTCGGCGAGCTTGTGGACTTCGGTCGTGTAGCGCGCGACGGTGTCGGCGAAATCGGCGAAGCGCACCGGCGGGGTATCGGAGTCGGCGATCCGCATGACCAGCCGCCCGACAGTCTTCGACATCACCGCGCCGTACTTGAGGCCCGGGTCGTCGAACCGCGTGAAGTGGTCGTAACTGTCGTAGATGGAGTGATAGACGCCGCCCGCCATCCCTTCGCCGCCGAAGCCGATGTCGAGCGTCGGCAGGCCGAGATGCTGGAGGAACGTCGAATAGTCCGACCCCGACCCGAGCGCGGCGATCGGCAGGTCGCCGCCGTTTTCGGCTGCTTTGACCGCCGCATCGTCGCTGCGCCCATGTCCTTCATAGCCATCGGCAAGCAGCTTCGCCCGCGCGCGTGCGCCGACGCTGGTTCCGGTCTGCGGGTCGATGACGTCGTTGCCGACCGCGTTGGCGAGATGCTGAAGTTCGTGGCTGCCGCCGGCGTTGTAAAAGCCGCGTTCGTTGCCGTCGGTGTTGATGTACGCGACCGCTTTCGCCTTGAGCTCGGCGGCGTGGGTCTCGGCATATTCGGTCGAGCCGAGCAGCATCGGCTCCTCGCCGTCCCAGCTGATGTAGACGATCGTCCGCGCGGGCTTCCACCCCTTCTTCGCCATCTCGCCGAGCGACTTCGCCTCCGACAGCATCGCGACATTGCCCGATAGCGGATCAGCCGCACCGAACACCCAGCCGTCATGGTGGTTGCCGCGGACGACCCACTCGTCGGGATATTTCGCGCCTTTGAGCGTCGCGACGACATCGTACAGCGGCTTCAGTGACCAGTCGGACTTGACCGCGAGGTGGACGGTGACCGCGTCGGTACCGCCGATATGGTAGGCGATCGGCAGCCCGCCGCGGAACGCCTCGGGCGCCATCGGCCCGGCGAGCGCGCCGAGCAGCTGCTGCGCGTCGCCGTACGACATCGGCAGCGTCGGAATCTTGAGGATCGTGATCGCCTGTTCGCGGGTCAGCCGCCCGGTGACGCCGGGAACCGAGCCGACGCCCGGGGTCGTCGGGTCGCCGGGATACGTCGTCATGTCGGCGACCGAGCCGCGCTGGACGCCGAACGGCGGGCGCGCGCCGCCCTTGGGGTAGACGTCGCCCTGGCCGTAGCCGTCGTCGGCGGGGTCGGAATAGATGATGCAGCCGACCGCGCCATGCTCCTGCGCGAGCTTGGGCTTGAGGCCGCGCCAGCCCGCGCCGTAGCGAGCGATCGCGATCTTGCCCTTCACGTCGATGCCACGCCGGGCGAGCGCCTCATAGTCGGCGGGCAGGCCGTAATTGACGTAGACCAACGGCGCGGTGACGTCGCCGTCGCCCTGGAACGCGACGTATGGCGGCAGCGCGTTCTTGGTATTGCCGCTCGTCGAATCCTCCGGGATCGCCGGCTCCTGCCCGCCGAGCGTGATCTGCCTGGGGGTGACCATCTCGACCGTCGTCGAGATCGGCGTCGGGTACAGCACGTCATACTGCTCGATGTGCGCGTCCCAGCCCCACGACTTGAACATCGCCAGCGTCTTGTCGGCGATGACCTTGTCGTGCGGCGACCCGACATGGTTCGGCTCCGACGAGAAATCCTTGAGCCACGTCATCTGGTCGGCCGAGCTGATCCCCGCGTCGAACTGCGCCTCGCGCGCGGCCTGCGTCGTCGGCGCGGCATAAGCGGTCGAGGCGAGAATCGCGGCAATTCCGAAGACGCGGATGTTGAGGTTCATTCTGGTCGGGCCCCGTGGTTCGTTGAGGCGATGAACGTGCGATGAAAGCGGGGGGTATGGCAATCCGCTTTCGTAGGCCCGGTGGCCGCACTCGTCCGCGGTTCGCTTATCGGTGCTTGAACAACGCCGTCATCCCCGCGAAAGCAGGGGCCCACCTCCAGCGGCTGGAGATGGCCCCGCTCTCCCGCGGATGACGGTCGCGTATTGGAACAATCGTTTGACCCTGTCTCTCGTCCCCGACGCCGTCGCTTTTTCGGTTCGCCGCCCGTGGACGACGATCGCGGTCGCGCTTGCCGTCGTGCTCGGCGCGGGCTGGTTTGCCTCCACACACTTCGCGATGAACACCGACACCGCGACGCTGATCGCGCCAACGGTTGACTGGCGACGCGACGAGATCGCGGTCGACACCGCCTTCCCGCAGAACCGCGACCTGATCGCGGTTGTCGTCGACGGCGCAACCCCTGAGGCCGCAGAGATCGCCGCGGCGACGCTGGCTAAACGGCTGGCAGGCGATACCGTGCATTTCGAGACGGTCCGCCGCCCCGACGCGACGCCGTTCCTCCAGCGCAACGGCCTGCTGCTCGGCTCGACCGAGGAAGTCCGCGCGACGACCGCGGCGCTGATCGCGGCACAACCCTTCCTCGGCCCGCTCGCCGCCGACCCGTCGTTGCGCGGGGTGATGACGAGCCTGTCGACGGTGCTGACCGGGGTCGGTGCAGGGACCGCCAAGCTGTCCGACATCGCCAAGCCTGTCGCCGCGCTCGGCACCGCGCTCGACGCGGTCGCGAACGGGCGGCCCACGACCTTTTCGTGGATTGACCTGTTCGACGCGGGCAGCGGCAAACTCACCCCGCCGCGCCGCCGCATCGTCCTCGTCCAGCCGCGCCTCGACTATGGTGCGCTCAAGCCCGGCGAAGCCGCGGGCGATGCGATCCGCGCCGACGCCAAGGGCCTCGACGCGCGTATCCGCCTGACCGGCGCGGTCCCGCTCGCCGACGAGGAGTTCGCCAGCCTCGCCGACCGCGCGTGGCTCGTCGGCGGCGTGATGCTCGGGTCGATGCTGGTGATCCTGTGGTGGGCAGTCCGGTCGCTGCGGATCGTCGCCGCGATTACGTTGGTGACGCTCGGCGGACTCGTCGTGACGAGCGCGATCGGGCTGGCGGCGGTCGGCAAGTTCAACCTGATCTCGGTCGCGTTCATCCCGTTGTTCGTCGGCCTCGGCGTCGATTTCGGCATCCAACTCAGCATCCGCTTCCGTGCCGAGGGGAATATCGAGCCGGCGGCGGCGTTGCGCGCGGCGGCGAAGGGGCTTGGCGGGGCACTGGCGCTCGCGGCAACCGCGGTCGCGCTCGGCTTCGCGGCGTTCCTGCCGACCGCATATGTCGGCGTGTCCGAGCTCGGCATCATCGCGGCGTGCGGCATGGTCGTCGCGCTCGCGCTCAACGTCACGCTGCTGCCCGCGCTGCTCTTGCTGTTCCGTCCGGCAGCGCGCGGCAACCCCGGGCTCCCGCTCGCGCGCGCCGAGACGTGGCTGCTGACGCACCGCCGCGCGGTCCTGTGGGCGTTCGCGGGGTTGCTTGCGATCAGCATCGCGCTGCTGCCGCTGGTTCGCTTCGACTTCAACCCGTACCACCTCCGCGCCGCCGACGGCGAGGCGATGGCGACGCTGACCGACCTGACCCGCGATCCCGACCGGACCCCGAACACGATCGACCTGCTGACCCGCGATCCGGCAGCGGTCGCGGCACGGTTGAGCCGCCTCCCCGAGGTCCGCCAGGTCGCGAGCCTCGACAGCTTCGTCCCCGACGACCAGCCCGCCAAGCTCGCGCTCGTCGCCGACGCCCGCGATCTGCTCGACCTGACGCTCAATCCGTTCGACGTCGCGCCCGCGCCCGACGACGACGCGACGATCGCCGCGCTGCGCCATACCGCGGCGCAACTCCGCGAGGTCGCCCCTGCCGACCCTGCCGCAACGCGATTGGCGGGCGCGCTCGACCGGATCGCCGCGGGGCCCCCTGCCATGCGCGCCCGCGCCTCGGCGCTCCTCGTCGCCCCGCTCAACGTCCTGCTCGACCAGACCCGCGCATTGCTCCTCGCCGAGCCGGTCACCCGCGCGACCCTGCCCGCCGACCTCCGCGCTGACTGGATCACCGCCGACGGCCGCGCGCGGGTACAAGCCTTCCCGGCGGGTGACCCGGAAGACAACGCCACGCTAAAGCGCTTCGTCGCGGCGGTCCTTGCGGTCGCCCCGCACGCCAGCGGCGCGGCGGTCTCGATCCAGGCGGCGGCAGCGACGATCGCCCGTGCCTTCGTCCTTGCGAGCATCTACGGCCTCGCCGCGATCTCGCTGCTCCTGTTCTTCGTGCTGCGGTCGGTGCGCGAGGTGCTGTTCACCCTCGCCCCCGTCGTCCTGTCGGGATTCTTGACGCTGGCAACGTGCGTTCTCATCGGCCAGCCGATCAACTTCGCCAACATCATCGCCTTCCCGCTGCTGTTCGGCGTCGGCGTTGCCTTCCACATCTATTTCGTCATGGCGTGGAAGGACGGCGCGGCGAACCTGCTCCAGTCGAGCCTCGCCCGCGCCGTCCTGTTCAGCGCGCTCGCCACCGGGACCGCGTTCGGCAGCCTGTGGCTGTCGCACCACCCCGGCACCGCGAGCATGGGCAAGATCCTGATGATCTCGCTCGCGTGGACTCTGGTCTGCGCATTGGTATTCGAACCGGCGCTGCTCGGACCGGCGAAGCGCTCCGGCGCAGATTACCGCTGACGGTTATTTCGCTAGTTTCGCGTCGTCCGCCGCATTGAGCTTCGCCGCCAGCGCCGCCGCGCCGCCCGCCTTGACCGTGGCGGCGAACTCGGCGCGCTGGACGGCGATCTGGCTGATCCCGTCGGCATAGACGTCGACGATCCGCCAGCCGCCTTCGGTCTTGTGCAGCCGATAATTGAGCGGGGTCGTGCCATCCTTCGCGACGATCGCGGCGTGGACCAGCGCATCCTCGCCGCGCATGTCGACCTTGGGCTGGACGGTAAAGCGCTGTCCGTCGAAGCTCGCGAAGTTGGTTGCATAAGCGACGACCGAGTGGCGGGTGAACGCATCGGTCAGCGCCGTCTTATCGGCCGGAGCCGTCGTCGCCCACGCCGGGCCGGCCACGAGCCGCGTCATCGCCGGCATGTCGTGGGTCGCCTTGACCAGCGGCAGCAGCTTTGCCGTCCGCCCCGATAATCCGAGCCCCTTGCCCTCCTTCATCGTTGCCAGCAGCGACGCATTGAACGCACCGACGACCGCCGCCGGGTCGCTTGACGCTGGCGCTGCCGCTGCACCCGTGGCACACGCCAGCAACAGGGCGAGGGTCCAGACCTTGTTCACGTGCTTCATCTCCTCATATCGCATCGGCAGCGTCGCAGTGCCGTTGCACGCACGAACGGGGGCTGAACGCCCGGCGCTGCGTAACATTATCCGCACGCGGCGCGAAAGACACAGTCTGATGGTGAACCCGACGTGCGGGGTTGCTGCTGGACCGGGATTTCAGTAGCCCGGAGGATAGGCATAGAAGGTTACCGGATGCGATTAATTCTCGCTCAGCCCCGCGGTTTTTGCGCGGGCGTCGTCCGCGCGGTCGAGATCGTCGATCGTGCGCTCACGATGCACGGCTCGCCGGTCTACGTCCGCCACGAGATCGTTCATAACGCGCACGTCGTCGACAAGCTCAAGGCAAAGGGCGCGATCTTCGTCGAGGAGCTCGACGAAGTCCCCGAAGGCGCGCTGACTGTATTCAGCGCCCACGGCGTCGCCCGCGATATCGTCGACGAGGCCGCTCGCCGCGCACTGCCGGTGATCGACGCGACGTGCCCGCTCGTCACCAAGGTTCATATTCAGGGCCGCCGCTATGCCGCGCGCGGTCGGACGATCGTCCTGATCGGCCACGCCGGCCACCCCGAGGTCGACGGTACGATCGGCCAGATCGACGCCCCGGTGCGCCTCGTTTCGACGATCGAGGATGTTGCCGCGCTCGACCTGCCGCTCGATACGCCGATCGCCTACGTCACCCAGACGACTCTCAGCGTCGACGACACGCGCCACATCATCGAGGCGCTGTCGGTACGCTTCAGCGATGTCGTCGGTCCCGATGTGTCGGACATCTGCTACGCCACCCAGAACCGCCAAACCGCGGTCCGCGACCTGTGCGCGGCGGTCGACGTCCTGCTCGTGGTCGGCGCAAAGAATAGCTCGAACTCGAACCGGCTGCGCGAGATCGGCGTCGAGATGGGCGTGCCGAGCTACCTCATCGCCGACGGTTCTGCGCTCGATCCAGCATGGGTCGCGGGCATCGCCACGGTCGGACTGACCGCGGGTGCGTCGGCCCCCGAGGAGCTCGTCCAGGGGGTAATCGCGGCGCTCCGCGCGCTCGGCGACGTCGAGGTGTCGACAATGGCCGGGATCGAGGAGCACCAGTCGTTCCGCCTACCCCCGAGCCTCGAACGTGCGGCACCGCAGCACCGTAGCGGCGTTGGGGCTGAACTGGCGTCGACCGCCGCAAGCGTCTAGGACAGCGTCATGACCCTTCCCCTCGCCCCCCTCCTCCGCATCGGTACGTATACCGTGACGCAGCATATCAAGGGCGGCAAATATCCGCTCGTGCTGATGCTCGAGCCGTTGCTCCGCTGCAACCTCGCCTGCCCCGGCTGCGGCAAGATCGATTATCCCGATACGATCCTCAACCAGCGGCTGAGCTAC harbors:
- the gor gene encoding glutathione-disulfide reductase, whose protein sequence is MTTYDYDLFVIGAGSGGVRAARISSGHGARVAIAEEYRVGGTCVIRGCVPKKLLVYGSHFAEDLVDARRFGWTIGEKGFDWLTLRDNVMAEVDRINGSYTDTLTSHNVELYHDHAELLDAHTIKVGDKTVTADKILIATGARPLVPDLPGAELGITSNEIFHLDRLPKSLAIAGGGYIANEFAGVFHELGVKVTLVNRGDTILRGYDEALRDRLLQISMTKGIKFVFNCNVERFEKIEGGGVRAFVGGDDPIEAEMLLWAIGRRPNIEGLGLEAAGVELNDKGAIAVDAASHTNVENIWAVGDVTDRIQLTPVAIREGHAFADTVFGNKPWTVDHETVPSAVFSNPPIASVGMTEAQAKTKLGTVKIFTSDFRPMRNVLAGRNERSSYKLVVDSATDVVVGAHMIGPDAPEILQALAIAVKAKLTKAQFDETVALHPTMAEELVLMR
- a CDS encoding tRNA-binding protein, whose translation is MALTPQTDFATFMLADIRIGTVIAAEAFPEARKPAFKLAIDFGPEVGIKQSSAQITVHYTLDQLLGRKVAAVVNFPARQIGPFMSEVLTLGFPDADGAVVLFAPDKDVPNGSRLF
- a CDS encoding transferrin receptor-like dimerization domain-containing protein; its protein translation is MNLNIRVFGIAAILASTAYAAPTTQAAREAQFDAGISSADQMTWLKDFSSEPNHVGSPHDKVIADKTLAMFKSWGWDAHIEQYDVLYPTPISTTVEMVTPRQITLGGQEPAIPEDSTSGNTKNALPPYVAFQGDGDVTAPLVYVNYGLPADYEALARRGIDVKGKIAIARYGAGWRGLKPKLAQEHGAVGCIIYSDPADDGYGQGDVYPKGGARPPFGVQRGSVADMTTYPGDPTTPGVGSVPGVTGRLTREQAITILKIPTLPMSYGDAQQLLGALAGPMAPEAFRGGLPIAYHIGGTDAVTVHLAVKSDWSLKPLYDVVATLKGAKYPDEWVVRGNHHDGWVFGAADPLSGNVAMLSEAKSLGEMAKKGWKPARTIVYISWDGEEPMLLGSTEYAETHAAELKAKAVAYINTDGNERGFYNAGGSHELQHLANAVGNDVIDPQTGTSVGARARAKLLADGYEGHGRSDDAAVKAAENGGDLPIAALGSGSDYSTFLQHLGLPTLDIGFGGEGMAGGVYHSIYDSYDHFTRFDDPGLKYGAVMSKTVGRLVMRIADSDTPPVRFADFADTVARYTTEVHKLADDRRTKDSRLAKLTGDKAFAQASDPLDAVAAPTTVTPTPFLDLAALDNAVAKLGMSAKAYDAAYAAKGASLAPATRAKLNATLRDIDQLLLDPKGLPGRSWYQNLVYAPGRFTGYGAKTLPGVREAIEERRFADAAEYAKRTGDVLMAYAARLDAATAIVKGS
- a CDS encoding MMPL family transporter yields the protein MTLSLVPDAVAFSVRRPWTTIAVALAVVLGAGWFASTHFAMNTDTATLIAPTVDWRRDEIAVDTAFPQNRDLIAVVVDGATPEAAEIAAATLAKRLAGDTVHFETVRRPDATPFLQRNGLLLGSTEEVRATTAALIAAQPFLGPLAADPSLRGVMTSLSTVLTGVGAGTAKLSDIAKPVAALGTALDAVANGRPTTFSWIDLFDAGSGKLTPPRRRIVLVQPRLDYGALKPGEAAGDAIRADAKGLDARIRLTGAVPLADEEFASLADRAWLVGGVMLGSMLVILWWAVRSLRIVAAITLVTLGGLVVTSAIGLAAVGKFNLISVAFIPLFVGLGVDFGIQLSIRFRAEGNIEPAAALRAAAKGLGGALALAATAVALGFAAFLPTAYVGVSELGIIAACGMVVALALNVTLLPALLLLFRPAARGNPGLPLARAETWLLTHRRAVLWAFAGLLAISIALLPLVRFDFNPYHLRAADGEAMATLTDLTRDPDRTPNTIDLLTRDPAAVAARLSRLPEVRQVASLDSFVPDDQPAKLALVADARDLLDLTLNPFDVAPAPDDDATIAALRHTAAQLREVAPADPAATRLAGALDRIAAGPPAMRARASALLVAPLNVLLDQTRALLLAEPVTRATLPADLRADWITADGRARVQAFPAGDPEDNATLKRFVAAVLAVAPHASGAAVSIQAAAATIARAFVLASIYGLAAISLLLFFVLRSVREVLFTLAPVVLSGFLTLATCVLIGQPINFANIIAFPLLFGVGVAFHIYFVMAWKDGAANLLQSSLARAVLFSALATGTAFGSLWLSHHPGTASMGKILMISLAWTLVCALVFEPALLGPAKRSGADYR
- a CDS encoding ABC transporter substrate-binding protein, giving the protein MNKVWTLALLLACATGAAAAPASSDPAAVVGAFNASLLATMKEGKGLGLSGRTAKLLPLVKATHDMPAMTRLVAGPAWATTAPADKTALTDAFTRHSVVAYATNFASFDGQRFTVQPKVDMRGEDALVHAAIVAKDGTTPLNYRLHKTEGGWRIVDVYADGISQIAVQRAEFAATVKAGGAAALAAKLNAADDAKLAK
- the ispH gene encoding 4-hydroxy-3-methylbut-2-enyl diphosphate reductase, with translation MRLILAQPRGFCAGVVRAVEIVDRALTMHGSPVYVRHEIVHNAHVVDKLKAKGAIFVEELDEVPEGALTVFSAHGVARDIVDEAARRALPVIDATCPLVTKVHIQGRRYAARGRTIVLIGHAGHPEVDGTIGQIDAPVRLVSTIEDVAALDLPLDTPIAYVTQTTLSVDDTRHIIEALSVRFSDVVGPDVSDICYATQNRQTAVRDLCAAVDVLLVVGAKNSSNSNRLREIGVEMGVPSYLIADGSALDPAWVAGIATVGLTAGASAPEELVQGVIAALRALGDVEVSTMAGIEEHQSFRLPPSLERAAPQHRSGVGAELASTAASV